Proteins from a genomic interval of Haemophilus parainfluenzae T3T1:
- a CDS encoding LysR family transcriptional regulator: MDKLNAISVFCKVIETQSFTQAANQQNISVAMASKLVSQLEEHLKTRLLQRTTRKIVPTEAGMLYYQRCQAILLDLSEADSSISNMATSLQGNLLISVPRDFGLLYISPNLPKFIELHPNLHVEIEFEDKRVDLVAEGYDLALRIGYMQDSSLVARKISSSLMHFVASPSYLEARGTPLTPDDLEYHQGLLYKSSLNQVHWQSTKANQIQRYKIQSKVVSNNGMALLEMTKAGLGISNAPDFFVKDALASGDLVEILSEYKQKPLDIYVVYPNRRHLPAKVRAFIEFLASLGLCENCQI; the protein is encoded by the coding sequence ATGGATAAACTCAATGCAATTTCGGTTTTCTGTAAAGTGATCGAAACGCAAAGTTTTACACAAGCCGCCAACCAACAGAATATTTCTGTGGCGATGGCGAGTAAATTAGTTTCACAATTAGAAGAACATTTAAAAACGCGATTATTACAACGTACAACACGAAAAATTGTGCCAACTGAAGCCGGCATGCTTTATTACCAACGTTGCCAAGCCATTCTATTAGATTTAAGCGAGGCTGATTCTAGCATTAGTAATATGGCAACGAGCTTACAAGGCAATTTATTAATCTCTGTGCCACGTGATTTTGGCTTACTTTATATCTCGCCTAACTTGCCTAAATTTATTGAACTTCATCCTAATTTACACGTAGAAATTGAATTTGAAGACAAACGTGTTGATCTCGTTGCTGAGGGCTATGACTTAGCATTACGTATCGGCTATATGCAAGATAGCTCACTTGTTGCACGTAAAATTAGTAGCTCCCTTATGCATTTTGTTGCCTCTCCAAGTTATTTAGAAGCACGAGGCACACCACTTACACCTGACGATTTAGAATATCACCAAGGTTTACTTTATAAATCATCGTTAAATCAAGTGCATTGGCAATCAACAAAAGCCAATCAAATTCAACGGTATAAAATTCAATCTAAAGTGGTTTCCAATAATGGTATGGCATTGTTAGAAATGACAAAAGCGGGATTGGGCATCAGTAATGCACCGGATTTCTTTGTAAAAGATGCGCTTGCTTCAGGTGACTTAGTTGAAATTTTGTCTGAATATAAACAAAAACCTTTAGATATTTATGTGGTTTACCCAAACCGTCGTCATTTGCCTGCAAAAGTTCGTGCATTTATTGAATTTCTCGCAAGTCTCGGTTTGTGTGAGAACTGTCAAATATAA
- a CDS encoding TIGR00730 family Rossman fold protein, giving the protein MNVTVYCGASLGNDSAYQAAAKKLGKWIADGQHTLVYGGGKLGLMGVVSDTVLAHQGKVIGIIPQFLQDREVAHPNLTKTVVVESMSERKNKMIELGDAYIALPGGPGTLEEIAEVISWARIGKNNNPCILFNEKGYFDSLKSFFSHMVKEGFFTQGDFEKILFSNDLQEIESFIEHYKPPALRTY; this is encoded by the coding sequence ATGAACGTCACGGTTTATTGCGGTGCGAGTTTAGGTAATGATTCTGCCTATCAGGCTGCCGCAAAAAAATTAGGAAAATGGATTGCTGATGGCCAACATACTTTAGTCTATGGTGGCGGAAAATTGGGATTAATGGGCGTGGTTTCAGATACTGTACTTGCTCATCAAGGCAAGGTAATTGGCATTATTCCTCAATTTTTACAAGACAGAGAAGTTGCACATCCTAATTTGACCAAGACCGTGGTTGTTGAAAGCATGTCTGAGCGAAAAAATAAAATGATTGAGCTCGGTGATGCTTATATCGCTTTGCCTGGTGGACCTGGCACTTTAGAAGAGATTGCTGAAGTGATTTCTTGGGCTAGAATAGGGAAAAATAATAATCCTTGTATTCTATTTAATGAAAAGGGGTATTTCGATTCATTAAAGTCCTTTTTTAGCCATATGGTGAAAGAAGGCTTTTTTACTCAAGGTGATTTTGAGAAAATTTTATTCTCGAATGATCTTCAAGAAATAGAAAGCTTTATTGAACATTATAAACCTCCAGCATTAAGAACATATTAA
- a CDS encoding DUF4198 domain-containing protein, producing MKKTLIAALLGFSALAQAHEVWVATPAQLASNSVLKADLAYGDYPYVEKIPEKRLAIFPPMELINQDGEMQTLVQKGENYQYQSEKPLKDGSYWVTATYKPTFWSQNNEGWKMDNLQGTPNAFYCEQTQMFGKAFTVVGKKPLNADMSMTRLGLPLEIVPLKDPKAIKAGEAFPLQIFYKDKPLAGETIIATSDTFVVKDMEAATSHREPQAFSGKTDSEGKVNFIPLIEGVWKLKVIHKEPFEDQKVCQHSANYATLILPVGKARAKLPPKPEHHHH from the coding sequence ATGAAAAAAACATTAATTGCAGCACTACTTGGTTTCTCTGCGCTCGCACAAGCTCATGAAGTTTGGGTTGCAACACCTGCACAACTTGCTTCTAATTCCGTTTTAAAAGCTGATTTAGCTTATGGTGACTACCCTTACGTTGAAAAAATTCCTGAAAAACGTCTTGCTATTTTTCCACCGATGGAACTCATCAATCAAGATGGTGAAATGCAAACATTAGTACAAAAAGGTGAAAACTACCAATATCAATCAGAAAAACCGTTAAAAGATGGTTCATATTGGGTAACAGCGACTTATAAACCAACTTTCTGGTCACAAAATAATGAAGGTTGGAAAATGGATAACTTACAAGGCACACCAAATGCATTCTATTGCGAACAAACTCAAATGTTTGGTAAAGCCTTTACCGTTGTTGGTAAGAAACCGTTGAATGCAGATATGTCGATGACACGCCTCGGCTTACCACTTGAAATCGTGCCACTTAAAGATCCAAAAGCAATTAAAGCGGGCGAAGCTTTCCCTCTTCAAATTTTCTATAAAGACAAACCACTTGCGGGCGAAACGATTATTGCAACGTCTGATACCTTTGTCGTAAAAGATATGGAAGCAGCAACATCTCACCGTGAACCACAAGCGTTCTCAGGTAAAACAGATAGTGAAGGTAAAGTTAACTTTATTCCATTAATTGAAGGCGTTTGGAAACTTAAAGTGATTCATAAAGAACCATTTGAAGATCAAAAAGTTTGTCAACATTCAGCGAATTACGCGACGTTAATTCTCCCTGTTGGTAAAGCTAGGGCTAAACTGCCACCAAAACCAGAACATCATCACCATTAA
- a CDS encoding ABC transporter substrate-binding protein, with translation MKTYKTSVLVSMMLGIFSTTAFSANVPEGTPLSETQVFRQNTHSDPGSLDPQLVQENTAAQIVIDLFEGLIWLDENGQVQPAQAEKWTVSDDGKIYTFSLRDAKWSDGTPVTAQDFVLGWQRAVDPKFGSPNANYLTKAHILNAEEVMQGKMPLNELGIKALNDKQVEVTLTQATPYFLQLLAYPTTFPVPHHKLAQFGDKWATAQNIVSNGAYQLKQWTINEKITAERNPLYWNDKNTLINTSEYLFQESLASAYQRYQAKELDLTWIPVEQIPHIQKNTPSALLVVPRLTTEFYTFNVVKPPFDNEKVRKALYLTLDRPLIAEHIIGLRKPATTLTPPDVDGFTAPNIAELNQPLTDRVKQAKKLLNDAGYNEKRPLQFEIFYNKYATHEKVALALASEWKKQLGADVKLRTMEWKTYLGERNIGNFQLSRMSIDAEYNEPSAFLNSLLSTSPENVGQWKNEKFDQIMKEAQSTLNDKTRAELYRQAELIIAEEAPLIPIFYSPLIKVINPAVGGFPMHNPQDYVYTKELYIRK, from the coding sequence ATGAAAACATACAAAACATCAGTGCTGGTCAGTATGATGCTTGGCATTTTTTCAACAACAGCATTTTCAGCCAATGTGCCTGAGGGCACACCACTTTCTGAAACACAGGTCTTCCGTCAAAATACACATAGTGATCCTGGGTCACTTGATCCCCAATTGGTGCAAGAAAATACAGCTGCACAAATTGTGATTGATTTATTTGAAGGATTAATTTGGTTAGATGAAAATGGACAAGTACAGCCTGCACAGGCAGAGAAATGGACAGTATCTGACGATGGCAAGATTTATACCTTTTCATTGCGTGATGCAAAATGGTCGGACGGTACACCAGTAACTGCTCAAGATTTTGTGCTAGGTTGGCAACGTGCAGTTGATCCTAAGTTTGGTAGCCCAAATGCGAATTATTTAACAAAGGCACATATTTTAAATGCTGAAGAAGTAATGCAAGGTAAAATGCCGTTGAATGAATTAGGCATTAAAGCACTTAATGATAAACAAGTTGAAGTTACTCTTACCCAAGCTACACCTTATTTCTTGCAATTACTTGCGTACCCTACGACATTCCCTGTACCACATCATAAATTGGCTCAATTTGGTGATAAATGGGCGACAGCTCAAAATATAGTAAGCAATGGAGCCTATCAATTAAAGCAATGGACGATTAATGAGAAAATTACAGCGGAACGTAATCCACTTTATTGGAATGATAAAAATACGCTCATTAATACTTCTGAATACCTATTTCAAGAAAGTTTAGCTTCTGCATATCAACGATACCAAGCTAAAGAATTGGATTTAACTTGGATACCAGTGGAGCAAATACCACACATTCAGAAAAATACGCCAAGCGCGTTACTTGTGGTCCCGAGACTAACGACTGAATTCTACACGTTCAATGTGGTGAAACCACCATTTGATAACGAAAAGGTTCGCAAAGCGTTATATCTTACGTTAGACCGACCATTAATAGCTGAACATATTATTGGGTTACGTAAACCTGCAACGACATTGACACCTCCAGACGTTGATGGTTTTACTGCACCGAACATTGCTGAATTAAATCAACCGTTAACAGATAGAGTTAAACAAGCTAAAAAATTATTAAATGATGCAGGATATAATGAAAAACGTCCGCTCCAGTTTGAGATTTTTTATAACAAATATGCGACACATGAAAAAGTTGCGTTGGCGCTCGCTTCTGAATGGAAGAAACAATTAGGTGCAGATGTAAAATTACGTACGATGGAATGGAAAACCTACTTGGGTGAACGCAATATCGGTAATTTCCAATTATCCCGTATGTCTATTGATGCTGAATACAATGAACCGTCTGCATTTCTCAATTCTTTGCTTTCTACATCACCAGAAAATGTGGGGCAGTGGAAGAATGAGAAATTTGATCAAATCATGAAAGAAGCACAAAGTACTTTAAATGATAAGACGCGTGCTGAATTATATCGTCAAGCAGAGCTGATTATTGCGGAAGAGGCTCCTCTAATCCCGATATTCTATTCACCGTTGATCAAAGTAATTAATCCAGCAGTAGGTGGATTCCCAATGCATAATCCACAGGATTATGTTTATACTAAGGAGCTTTACATTCGCAAGTAG
- the uspE gene encoding universal stress protein UspE: MKFNNILVVLNPDNEKQYALARAVRLVKEQQNETKVKITTLLSVYDLSYEMSALLSSEERSEMHKTAVEQQRQAVQFYLDKYADPEIEFESHIVWSSNEADAIREEVEKNQYDLVVKYTKDEESFTSLIFTPVDWQLLRKCPIPVLMVRDGDWKHQRRILVAVNVSGEQEYQDEFNRELVSTGMNLAENLNRGNVHLVAAYPVAPINMAIDLPEFNTSGYENGIRGQHLINMKALRQKFGIDEDHTHVREGFPEEVIPEVAKEIEAELVILGTVGRTGLSAALLGNTAEHVISKLSCNLLAIKPSKK; encoded by the coding sequence ATGAAATTTAATAATATTCTTGTTGTACTCAATCCTGATAACGAAAAACAATATGCTCTAGCTCGTGCTGTTCGTCTTGTTAAAGAACAGCAAAATGAAACAAAGGTAAAAATCACCACCCTTTTGAGTGTTTATGACTTATCGTATGAGATGTCAGCGCTTCTTTCTTCTGAAGAACGCAGTGAAATGCATAAAACAGCCGTTGAACAACAACGTCAAGCTGTGCAATTTTATTTAGATAAATATGCTGATCCGGAAATTGAGTTTGAATCTCACATTGTATGGAGCAGCAATGAAGCGGATGCAATTCGTGAAGAAGTTGAAAAGAATCAATACGACCTCGTTGTGAAATACACTAAAGATGAAGAGAGTTTCACTTCATTGATTTTCACACCAGTAGATTGGCAATTATTGCGTAAATGTCCAATTCCAGTATTAATGGTGCGTGATGGTGACTGGAAACACCAACGCCGTATTTTAGTTGCTGTTAATGTGTCAGGTGAACAAGAATATCAAGATGAATTCAACCGAGAGTTAGTTTCAACAGGCATGAATTTAGCGGAAAACTTAAACCGTGGTAACGTACATTTAGTGGCAGCCTACCCTGTTGCGCCAATTAATATGGCAATTGATTTACCTGAATTTAATACTTCAGGTTATGAAAATGGCATTCGCGGCCAGCACCTCATCAATATGAAAGCCTTACGTCAAAAATTTGGTATTGATGAAGATCATACCCATGTACGTGAAGGTTTCCCTGAAGAAGTGATTCCTGAAGTGGCGAAAGAAATTGAAGCTGAATTAGTGATTTTAGGCACAGTAGGTAGAACAGGTTTATCTGCAGCGTTATTAGGTAATACAGCTGAACATGTGATTAGTAAATTAAGCTGCAATCTACTAGCCATTAAACCTTCTAAAAAATAA
- the topA gene encoding type I DNA topoisomerase: MSKSLVIVESPAKAKTINKYLGSQYVVKSSVGHICDLPTAGSSTGEKAKPVSTKGLSAEEKNKIKAEKDRAALVKRMGIDPYHDWKANYQILPGKEKVVAELKSLAKKSDHVYLATDLDREGEAIAWHLREVIGGDDSRFSRVVFNEITKKAIEKAFQHPAHINMDQVNAQQTRRFLDRVVGFMVSPLLWKKVARGLSAGRVQSVAVKLVVEREREIKAFQPEEFWEIEALTQTSKKEDLRLDVVQYKGKKFEPKNEKEAQSAVDFLNKSHYVVTDLETKPTGSKPRAPFITSTLQQTASTRLGFGVKKTMMLAQRLYEAGYITYMRTDSTNLSQDALNMARSYIESHFGKDYLPAKPNFYSSKENAQEAHEAIRPSDVKMLADHLSGMDKDAVRLYDLIWRQFVACQMPAAQYDSTTVTVMAGDYELKAKGRILRFDGWTKVLPQLGKNPEDQILPAVSLNETLALKTVSPSQHFTKPPARFTEAALVKELEKRGIGRPSTYAAIISTIQERGYVRIENRRFYAEKMGEIVTDRLNQSFTDLMSYDFTANMENVLDQIASGEKNWKAELNQFFKDFSTQLSTAELDELEGGMKPNSLVLTDIDCPTCSRKMAIRTASTGVFLGCSGYALPPKERCKTTINLIPETELLNVLDEASETKALMDRKRCPICGTAMDSYIIDPHRKLHICGNNPNCDGYLVEQGQFKIKGYDGPIVECDKCGSDMHLKLGRFGKYMGCTNCDNTRKILKNGEVAPPKEEPVHFPELKCEKSDAYFVLRDGASGVFMSAHNFPKSRETRPAKVAELALYRDRLPEKLRYLADAPQKDPEGNEAIIRFSRKEKHQYVTSEKNGKATKWIVDYIDGKWVERKK; this comes from the coding sequence ATGAGCAAATCTTTAGTGATTGTGGAGTCGCCAGCCAAAGCGAAAACCATCAATAAATATTTAGGTAGCCAGTATGTGGTGAAATCCAGCGTAGGGCATATTTGTGATTTGCCTACTGCAGGGAGTAGCACAGGCGAGAAGGCTAAACCCGTTTCCACTAAAGGATTAAGTGCGGAAGAAAAAAACAAAATTAAAGCAGAAAAAGACCGTGCGGCCTTAGTGAAACGTATGGGAATTGACCCTTATCATGATTGGAAAGCCAATTACCAAATTCTACCAGGCAAAGAAAAAGTGGTAGCTGAATTAAAATCCCTTGCTAAAAAATCTGACCATGTTTATCTCGCAACCGACTTGGATAGAGAAGGAGAGGCTATCGCGTGGCATTTACGCGAAGTCATTGGTGGCGATGATAGTCGTTTTAGTCGCGTTGTATTTAATGAGATTACGAAGAAAGCGATTGAAAAAGCATTCCAGCATCCTGCTCATATTAATATGGACCAGGTTAATGCTCAGCAAACCCGTCGTTTCTTAGACCGCGTGGTAGGTTTCATGGTGTCGCCATTATTATGGAAGAAAGTGGCACGAGGTCTATCTGCTGGACGTGTGCAATCTGTTGCCGTGAAATTGGTAGTAGAGCGTGAACGTGAAATTAAAGCATTCCAACCAGAAGAGTTTTGGGAAATTGAAGCCCTAACCCAAACGAGCAAGAAAGAAGACTTGCGTTTGGATGTGGTGCAATATAAAGGCAAGAAATTTGAGCCGAAAAATGAAAAAGAAGCACAAAGTGCGGTTGATTTCTTAAATAAATCACATTACGTTGTCACGGATTTAGAAACAAAACCAACAGGTTCTAAACCAAGAGCCCCATTTATTACTTCAACCTTACAACAAACTGCAAGCACGCGTTTAGGTTTTGGGGTGAAGAAAACTATGATGTTGGCTCAACGTTTATATGAAGCCGGTTACATCACTTATATGCGTACGGACTCAACCAACTTGAGCCAAGATGCATTAAATATGGCACGCTCTTATATCGAAAGCCATTTCGGTAAAGATTATTTGCCCGCTAAACCGAATTTCTATTCGAGCAAAGAAAATGCACAAGAAGCACACGAAGCGATTCGTCCTTCTGATGTGAAAATGCTCGCGGATCATTTAAGTGGTATGGATAAAGATGCCGTGCGCTTGTATGATTTAATCTGGCGTCAATTTGTAGCTTGCCAAATGCCGGCTGCACAATATGACAGTACAACCGTTACTGTAATGGCTGGCGATTATGAATTGAAAGCCAAAGGCCGTATTTTACGTTTTGATGGTTGGACAAAAGTCTTACCACAATTAGGTAAGAATCCAGAAGACCAAATTTTACCGGCTGTGAGTTTAAACGAAACATTAGCACTAAAAACGGTTTCGCCAAGCCAACACTTTACCAAACCGCCCGCTCGTTTTACTGAAGCAGCATTGGTTAAAGAATTGGAGAAACGTGGTATTGGTCGTCCTTCGACTTATGCGGCAATTATATCGACTATTCAAGAACGTGGTTATGTGCGCATTGAAAATCGTCGATTCTATGCCGAGAAAATGGGCGAAATTGTTACTGATCGTTTAAATCAATCTTTTACTGATTTGATGAGCTACGATTTCACCGCCAATATGGAAAACGTACTAGACCAAATTGCATCAGGTGAGAAAAATTGGAAGGCAGAGTTAAATCAATTCTTCAAAGATTTTTCTACCCAACTTTCTACGGCTGAATTAGATGAGTTAGAAGGTGGAATGAAGCCAAATAGCCTTGTACTCACCGATATTGATTGTCCGACTTGTAGCCGTAAAATGGCCATTCGTACAGCAAGCACAGGTGTATTCTTAGGTTGTTCTGGTTATGCTTTACCGCCAAAAGAGCGTTGTAAAACCACGATTAATCTCATTCCAGAAACGGAATTATTAAATGTGTTGGATGAGGCTTCTGAGACCAAGGCCTTAATGGATCGTAAACGTTGCCCGATATGTGGCACGGCGATGGACAGTTACATTATTGACCCACATCGTAAATTGCATATTTGTGGTAACAATCCAAATTGTGATGGTTATTTGGTTGAACAAGGCCAATTTAAAATTAAAGGCTATGACGGTCCGATTGTAGAATGTGACAAGTGTGGTTCGGATATGCACTTGAAACTCGGTCGTTTTGGTAAATATATGGGCTGTACCAACTGTGATAACACCCGTAAGATTTTGAAAAACGGCGAGGTTGCACCGCCAAAAGAAGAGCCGGTTCATTTCCCTGAATTAAAATGTGAAAAATCTGACGCGTATTTTGTATTACGTGATGGGGCAAGTGGTGTGTTTATGTCTGCACATAACTTCCCGAAATCACGTGAAACACGCCCAGCAAAAGTGGCGGAATTAGCCCTTTATCGTGATCGTTTACCAGAAAAATTACGTTATTTAGCCGATGCGCCGCAAAAAGACCCTGAGGGTAATGAAGCCATTATCCGTTTCAGCCGTAAAGAAAAACATCAATATGTTACCTCTGAAAAGAATGGTAAAGCCACAAAATGGATTGTGGATTATATTGATGGAAAATGGGTAGAACGGAAAAAGTAG
- a CDS encoding FNR family transcription factor: protein MKNFVSETKSGRRVQSGGCAIHCQDCSISQLCIPFTLNEHELDQLDNIIERKKPIQKSQVLFKAGDTLNSIYAIRSGTIKTYTISEAGEEQITSFHLPGDLVGFDAITNMQHPSFAQALETAMVCEIPFDILDDLSGKMPKLRQQIMRLMSSEIKSDQEMILLLSKMNAEERLAAFIHNLSKRYSARGFSAKEFRLTMTRSDIGNYLGLTVETISRLLGRFQKLGVLSVQGKYITINDINALIDLTGVHKTKIQLAE, encoded by the coding sequence ATGAAGAATTTCGTTTCAGAAACCAAATCAGGACGCAGAGTTCAATCTGGCGGTTGTGCAATCCATTGTCAAGATTGCAGTATTAGCCAACTTTGTATCCCTTTCACATTGAACGAACATGAGCTCGATCAGCTTGATAATATCATCGAGCGTAAAAAACCCATCCAAAAATCTCAAGTCCTTTTTAAAGCCGGTGATACACTGAATTCCATTTATGCGATTCGTTCTGGAACCATTAAAACTTATACCATTAGCGAAGCCGGTGAAGAACAAATTACCTCTTTCCACTTACCTGGTGATTTAGTGGGCTTTGATGCGATCACAAATATGCAACATCCAAGTTTTGCACAGGCTTTGGAAACCGCTATGGTATGTGAAATTCCATTTGATATCTTAGATGACTTATCTGGAAAAATGCCTAAGCTTCGTCAACAAATTATGCGTTTGATGAGTAGTGAAATCAAAAGCGATCAAGAAATGATTTTATTACTGTCTAAAATGAACGCTGAAGAACGTTTAGCGGCATTTATTCACAATCTATCAAAACGTTACTCCGCTCGCGGTTTCTCTGCGAAAGAATTCCGTTTAACCATGACCCGTAGTGATATCGGTAACTATCTCGGTTTAACTGTTGAAACCATCAGCCGTTTACTTGGACGTTTCCAAAAATTGGGTGTACTCTCTGTTCAAGGTAAATACATTACTATTAATGATATTAATGCCTTGATTGATTTAACCGGTGTACATAAAACCAAAATCCAATTAGCAGAATAA
- the pyrD gene encoding quinone-dependent dihydroorotate dehydrogenase: MYSLIRKAIFSLDPETAHDLVIKSLHLAGKYPFQFLLKQLLACPQCTPKQVMGITFKNPIGLAAGADKNAEAIDGFGAMGFGFIEVGTVTPLAQEGNAKPRQFRLVEAEGIINRNGFNNYGIDYVVENVKKAKFDGVIGINIGKNKITPLEKGKDDYLFCLNKAYNYADYITVNISSPNTPDLRQLQYGDYFDDLLQSVKQRQKVLAEQYNKYVPIAVKIAPDLSETELVQIADTLLRHQMDGVIATNTTISRDNVTGLKNAEQQGGLSGKPLQHKSTEIIRRLHQELKGQIPIIGSGGIDGVQNAQEKIEAGAELLQVYSGLIYHGPRLVKELVKAIK; this comes from the coding sequence ATGTATTCTTTGATCCGTAAAGCCATCTTTTCCCTTGATCCTGAAACCGCCCATGATTTAGTGATTAAATCATTGCATTTAGCGGGTAAATATCCTTTTCAATTTTTATTAAAGCAGCTTTTAGCTTGTCCACAATGTACGCCTAAGCAAGTGATGGGCATTACCTTTAAAAATCCTATTGGGTTAGCGGCAGGAGCAGATAAAAATGCCGAAGCCATTGATGGATTTGGTGCGATGGGATTTGGTTTTATTGAAGTGGGGACGGTTACGCCTTTAGCACAAGAGGGAAATGCGAAACCTCGCCAATTCCGTTTAGTGGAAGCGGAAGGGATTATTAACCGTAATGGATTCAATAATTATGGCATTGATTACGTGGTCGAAAATGTTAAAAAGGCAAAATTTGATGGCGTAATTGGGATTAATATTGGTAAAAATAAAATCACGCCCCTTGAAAAGGGGAAAGATGATTACTTATTTTGCTTAAATAAAGCCTATAACTATGCGGATTATATTACGGTAAATATTTCATCACCAAACACTCCAGATTTGCGTCAATTGCAGTATGGTGATTATTTTGATGATTTACTGCAAAGTGTAAAACAGCGCCAAAAAGTATTAGCTGAGCAATATAATAAATATGTGCCGATTGCAGTAAAAATTGCACCTGATTTATCCGAGACTGAGCTCGTTCAAATTGCAGATACGTTACTTCGTCATCAAATGGACGGGGTAATTGCGACTAATACGACGATTTCTCGCGACAACGTCACAGGTTTAAAAAATGCGGAACAACAAGGCGGCTTAAGTGGAAAACCATTACAGCACAAAAGTACAGAAATTATTCGAAGATTACATCAAGAGCTGAAAGGGCAAATTCCGATTATTGGGAGTGGTGGCATTGATGGTGTACAAAATGCACAAGAGAAGATTGAAGCAGGTGCTGAATTGTTACAAGTTTATTCTGGTTTGATTTATCACGGTCCAAGATTAGTTAAAGAATTAGTAAAAGCGATCAAATAA
- the rnm gene encoding RNase RNM, producing the protein MIKKYDLHCHSTASDGVLMPTELVQRAHEQGVNVLALCDHDTVMGIDEAKLEADKLGIELINGVEISTNWEGRGIHIVGLNFDKTHPKMTALLAEQKSLREKRAVEIGHKLEKAGIPNAYEGAKALANGEVTRAHYARYLVQIGKVSNDGQAFKRYLGSGKSCFVKAEWVNIPTAIDTIHAAGGVAVIAHPMRYNMTGKWIRRLIVDFKQWGGDGMEVADSGQTKDQRQYLARLANEYDLAASLGSDFHFPCGWIELGKNLFLPEEVKPIWTLFE; encoded by the coding sequence ATGATAAAAAAATATGATTTACATTGCCATAGTACGGCTTCAGATGGTGTTTTAATGCCTACAGAACTCGTACAACGAGCTCATGAACAAGGTGTCAATGTGCTCGCTTTATGTGATCACGACACTGTGATGGGCATTGATGAAGCCAAACTCGAAGCCGATAAATTAGGTATTGAGCTAATTAATGGCGTGGAAATTTCAACAAATTGGGAAGGTCGTGGTATCCATATTGTTGGATTAAATTTTGATAAAACGCATCCAAAAATGACCGCACTTTTAGCTGAACAAAAATCACTGAGAGAAAAAAGAGCGGTCGAAATTGGCCATAAATTAGAAAAAGCAGGCATTCCAAATGCCTATGAAGGCGCAAAAGCGTTAGCCAATGGGGAAGTAACTCGTGCTCATTATGCGCGCTATTTGGTACAAATCGGAAAGGTTTCAAATGATGGGCAAGCCTTTAAGCGTTATCTAGGCAGTGGAAAATCGTGTTTTGTCAAAGCTGAATGGGTGAATATTCCAACGGCGATTGATACGATTCATGCGGCAGGTGGTGTTGCAGTCATTGCCCATCCTATGCGCTATAACATGACAGGAAAATGGATTCGTCGATTAATTGTTGATTTTAAACAATGGGGGGGTGATGGCATGGAAGTCGCGGATAGTGGACAAACTAAAGATCAGCGTCAATATCTTGCGCGCTTAGCCAATGAATATGACTTGGCCGCGTCTTTAGGTTCAGACTTTCATTTTCCTTGCGGCTGGATTGAATTAGGAAAAAATTTGTTTTTACCTGAAGAGGTAAAACCGATTTGGACATTATTTGAATAA